GAGACCTCTGGACGTCCCTGACGAACTCGTTGATTGTAGCCTCATCTATGACGGATCTTCCCATCATCCTGCTGACAGCGTTCCTAAGGGAGCTGCCTAATCTCTCCAGGACCAACTAACTACACGCCACCTCTCGTCCTGACTATCTTCCTCTTCCCCATGGACTCCCAGTACTCAACTTCCACCCCGCTCCGGAGCTTAGAAGCCAGCTCCTGATCATCGGGTAGGGGCAGCTCGAATGTCTCGTATGTCTCCAGGTCCATCAGCTGCACCACATTCCCGTAAACGTTTATCACCTGCGCCGTCTTCTTATCAACTATTGGTATCTCGACGATGGCATCGGCTGGAAATATCTTGGATCTCCTGCTACCGTCGAATATCCCCCTGGCCTCCACCCTGACCTTGGCCGAGCCATGCTTCCCGGGTTTCGACTTGGAGACGTCCAAGACCTCGCAGGGCTCATCGTCCAAGATCACATAACTTCCCTTCCTCAGATCACCCGCGCTACCCCTGGTGACGGACATGTCATCACCTCCGGATCGCCTGGGGGGTTACCTATAAGATTTCTGGAACCTGGCCCTGGCGCTCCTTCCTCCGTACTTCTTGGGCTCAGTCTGCCTGGGATCTCCCTTCAGGATGGTCCTGTCGTACTCCCTGAACAGCTCCCTCAGGTGATCGCTCTTGGTGTAACTGATCAGGGCCCTCCCTATGGCCATCCTGACGGCGTCGGCCTGAGACATGAAGCCACCTCCCTTGACCCAGGCGTGTATGTCTATGTCCTTCACGTAGTCCATCGCCAACCAGAGCGGTTCGAGTATCTTCATCCTAACGAACTCGTTAGGCGCGAAGGCCTCAACTGGCAGGCCGTTGATGTAAAGTCTTCCCGACCCCCTCCTGATCGTGGCCATGGCCCTCGCCGTTTTCCTCCTGGCCGAGGCCAGGGCGTAAATCCCTTCCTTGGCCCTAGGCGACATTCTCGGCACCCCTCCATCCCAGCTGCTTGGACAGCCAGAGCACGGTCACGTAGCCCCTGCCCTTCTTCGGTCTCAGGGAGTCCACCGTGTATTTAATGTATTCCCTCTCGTCCCCCCTTATCACGGCATCCTTCTCGACGTTGACCAGATCATCCGGGACCCCTATGAACACCCTGAGCCTCCTCAGGGCCTCCCTCCCCTTGGCCTTCTTCATCGGAAGCATGCCCCTGACAGTCTTCCAGACGATCCTGTCGGGGGTCCTGGGCTGGACCGGCGACATCCTCGGGTTTATCCTGCTCTGTATCGACCTCCTGGTCTGATATTTCCTCAGGATCGTCTGGGGGTTGCCGGTTATGATCGCCTTCTCCGCGTTCACTATGGCTACCCTCTTACCTTTCAACAGCTCCTTCGCCGCCAGTGAGGCTATCCTACCCAGGATCTTGTTTTCGGCATCTATCACCAAATCGAACCTCATCCTCACCACCTATGTCACTATCCTCGTGTGAGAACCCTTAGGATTCAGCTCAGCGTATTCATCGAGCAGGAGCGCTTTCCCTCCGGCTTCCTCTATCTTTCTCCTCGCGGATCTGGTGAAGCCGGCGGCCGCGACTATCACGGATCTCCTGATCTCCCCCTCACCCAAGACCTTCCCTGGGACTATGACCGCAGCTACGCCATCCGCATATCTCTCTATCTTCCACAGATTCACCTCAACCCTCCTCCTGGTTGGTTTCTTGAGTCTCTCAGCTACGGCCCTCCATATAGGTGCTTCATTCACCCTGGAGGCCGTCTCCAGGTTCTTTATCATCCTCACCAGCCTGGGATTCGTCGGGCCCGTGGGCTTCAATTTCACCCTCCTCTCGTGGGCATGTTAGCCGTCGCTTTAAATAAGTTTGGATGCGAGTGTCTTCAATTGCTGGTATATTATTTAACATAATTTGAAAAATGAAAATAGAATATTAATGAAATTTGACATTTTTGATAAATATTTCCAAAAATCTCATATTTCCTCTAAAGTTTTACCCATAGTCTCGACACCCATGACGGCCACGGCCAGCCCCGCCAGCAGGTGGACCAGTGAGAAGACGGCGAACGGACCGGATATCCCAGTGGTAGCGAACAGATATGCGGTTATCGAGGGAGCCACTATCCCTATGAGTCTGCCGAAGCTAGCAGCTGCCCCGGAACCGCTGCCCCTTATCTCTGTAGGATAGAGCTCCGGGGTGTAGGCGTAGAGCCCGGCCCAGGCACCGAGGTTGAAGAAGGATATGAGAGAGCTGAAGGCAAACACCCAAATTAGATCCACTCTCAGGCTGAGCAGGGCTGAGAAGATGCCTGCCGCCGTCAGGTATATCGCTAAAACCTTCTTCCTCCCTATCCTGTCGAGGAGGAAGGATGCCGAGTAGTAGCCCGGGATCTGGAAGAGGGTCACGAGCAGGGTCCACCTCAGGGAGGTGACGTCGCCGAGCCCGAACTGCCTCGAGTATATGGTGGGCAGCCAGAGGAATATGCCGTGATAGGTGTAGATGAGTCCCCCCCACAGTATGAAGAGCAGCAGGGTCCTTCTAGCGTATCTCCCGGACAGGAGATCCTTTATCTTGTATCTCCTGATCTCAGCCTGCTCCCATCCCCCCGGAGCGCTCCTAATGCCTAGAGTCAGCAGGATCCTCTCCACCTCGCGCACCCTGCCCTTGGCCACAAGGAACCTTATGCTCTCAGGGAGGTAGAGCACGACCAGAGGTAGCGTTGAGAGGGGTAGAAGGGCTATAGAGAACGTGGCTCTCCATCCGAGAGATGGGAGCAAGAGGTATGGGATCAGAAGAGAGATTATCACCCCGTAAACCCAGCTAGTCTCCACCAATCCCAGAAATAGCCCCCTTCTCCCCTTGGGTGTGTACTCGGACACGTAGACGCCGGGCTGCGGTAGGGCCCCACCCAACCCCACTCCCGCCAGGAACCTGAGGATGTAGAGGGAGCTCACGTCCTGAGCCAGGCCGCAGGCGGCCGTGAACACCGACTCCATCACCAGCACGATGATCAAGACCTTCCTCCTTCCCACGATGTCGGCCAGCCTTCCGAAGAGGAGAGCGCCGAGGAACATGCCAACGTATCCGGAGCTCATCAGGTAGCCGATCGTCATCGTATCCAGGTTCCACTCCCTGGCTATAGGACCTACCAGAGCTGCGATGAGCATCACGTCCATTGCGGTGAAGCAGTAGACCAAGGAGGCCGTCAGGAGTATCAAATAGTGAAATTTCCCCACTTCAACCTCGTCGAGTGACCTTATTACCTGCATGGATCCCTCAGAATGCTCGAGTCAGCAGCTTAAAACCATTTTTGATGGCACGAAGTCAAACCTCAGAGCCCCCTTTGTTTTCATCGCCCGAAGACCCTGGATGATTCGCGGTGACTCATCGATCTTATATCACATTAGTTAATTTTGGTTCATTTTTCTAACATAATGTTTATAATTTATGGAATTGTTTGGGTGTTATTCCGACGGGAGGTGGTTGTCTATATGGACCTCCTCTCACAATGGCTGAACTACCCCGCGCCGCTGGACAGGATCCTCTCCATATTCGGGATAGAGCTTCACTGGCTGATCCTTCAGTACGTCCTAGGCATACCCTTCATGCTCCTGCTGACCCTGCTACTCTATGCGAGGAGCAAGGACGGAAGATGGGAGAGGATAGCTAGGACGATGGCCAAATCTCTCGGGATAGTTTTCGCGGTAGG
This window of the Candidatus Korarchaeota archaeon NZ13-K genome carries:
- a CDS encoding translation initiation factor IF-5A, with the protein product MSVTRGSAGDLRKGSYVILDDEPCEVLDVSKSKPGKHGSAKVRVEARGIFDGSRRSKIFPADAIVEIPIVDKKTAQVINVYGNVVQLMDLETYETFELPLPDDQELASKLRSGVEVEYWESMGKRKIVRTRGGV
- a CDS encoding 30S ribosomal protein S9, with amino-acid sequence MSPRAKEGIYALASARRKTARAMATIRRGSGRLYINGLPVEAFAPNEFVRMKILEPLWLAMDYVKDIDIHAWVKGGGFMSQADAVRMAIGRALISYTKSDHLRELFREYDRTILKGDPRQTEPKKYGGRSARARFQKSYR
- a CDS encoding 50S ribosomal protein L13; amino-acid sequence: MRFDLVIDAENKILGRIASLAAKELLKGKRVAIVNAEKAIITGNPQTILRKYQTRRSIQSRINPRMSPVQPRTPDRIVWKTVRGMLPMKKAKGREALRRLRVFIGVPDDLVNVEKDAVIRGDEREYIKYTVDSLRPKKGRGYVTVLWLSKQLGWRGAENVA
- a CDS encoding 50S ribosomal protein L18e produces the protein MKPTGPTNPRLVRMIKNLETASRVNEAPIWRAVAERLKKPTRRRVEVNLWKIERYADGVAAVIVPGKVLGEGEIRRSVIVAAAGFTRSARRKIEEAGGKALLLDEYAELNPKGSHTRIVT
- a CDS encoding MFS transporter, producing MQVIRSLDEVEVGKFHYLILLTASLVYCFTAMDVMLIAALVGPIAREWNLDTMTIGYLMSSGYVGMFLGALLFGRLADIVGRRKVLIIVLVMESVFTAACGLAQDVSSLYILRFLAGVGLGGALPQPGVYVSEYTPKGRRGLFLGLVETSWVYGVIISLLIPYLLLPSLGWRATFSIALLPLSTLPLVVLYLPESIRFLVAKGRVREVERILLTLGIRSAPGGWEQAEIRRYKIKDLLSGRYARRTLLLFILWGGLIYTYHGIFLWLPTIYSRQFGLGDVTSLRWTLLVTLFQIPGYYSASFLLDRIGRKKVLAIYLTAAGIFSALLSLRVDLIWVFAFSSLISFFNLGAWAGLYAYTPELYPTEIRGSGSGAAASFGRLIGIVAPSITAYLFATTGISGPFAVFSLVHLLAGLAVAVMGVETMGKTLEEI